AATATTTCCTGTTTTTGCCTCAACTAACATTGCTGTCATATCTTCTTGCTTAGGATATTTAGATAAAATTTCAGTCATTGAGTCTTCAAGTAATACTTGTAAATTCAAATCTAGCGTCGTATAAATATCCTTACCATCAACCGCTTTTTTCTGAACTTCGACTGAACCAGCAATTTTTCTTTGTGCGCTATCTTTTAGATAGGTCTCCTCACCGTCTGTACCTGCCAAAATATCATCTTCGGCTTTTTCAATTCCCATTTGACCAGCCACGCCACCTTCACCATCGCTTTGTGCATAACCAATTAAATGAGAAGCAAAAATACCATTAGGATAAACACGCGCTTGCTGTTCAGTAAAGTAGATTCCTTTAATTTTATCTGCTTCAAGTGCTTCTTCAATTTTGTTTCTTGTTTCAAGAGTTAAGTTTTTCCCACCATTACCAAACTCAACTTGTTTTAAGTCTTGATTTAATTGTTTTAGAACATAATCTTTCTCTAAATCTGTATTCGCTGCGATAACTTCTGCTACTTTTTCTTTGTTTTTATCTTCAACGTATAGTTTTTCACGGGCATTATCTTTACCGTTTGTTGCTATCCCTAGATATGTTTTATCTAACACAGCATACAACGAATAGGAAGTAGCGTCTGCGGCAATGATATTACCATTTCTATCGTAAATGGTACCTCTTTTAGCCTTAATGACGCTACTTCCTTGATATAATTCTTGAGTTTTTGCACTTAAAGAAGTATTACCAACTCTACCAACTACAACTACATACGTAAATCTAGCAATAAACAATAGAAAAACACCGATAGTTAAGAAAAACAGAAAAATAGAGAATTTTTTTCGATTAACGATAGGATTAAGCCCTTTTCTTTGAATAAAATTCTGCCATTTTTTCCACATTACTTAGTCACGTTCCTTATTTTATCTTCATGTTTTGATAATCCAGCTTGTTTCGCTATTTCATTTAAACGATCCACTCTAGAAAGTTCAGTTTTTTCTTGTTCCAATTCTATCACTGACTTTTTAATTTCAGTATTTTTAGACTCAATTGACGAAATTTCACGTTCATATTGAGAAACCCTATTTGAGATTTGAACAGTAAGTGCAGAAAGGACTACAAAAAAGACAATCAACGCTAATACTAACATCTTCTCAACTTTAGTAATGCGTTCTAGTCTTGAGACCGGCTGCTTGAAATCAACTGCTTCTGGTTGATTTTCAATGACTGATAGCTCAACTGGTTCACTAACAGTTTGTTCAATCACATCAAAACTTCTTTGCTCCGCCATTTTTTCTGTTCTCCTTTACTTACTATTCTGCTTTTCAGCTACCCTTAACTTTGCACTACGCGCTCGGTTATTATATTCTAACTCTTCTTCTCCAGGTAAAATTGGTTTACGATTAACCAATTTAAGTTTAGGTAAGAATTCATCAGGAATAACTGGTAGCCCAGGTGGGACATCTTTAATTTGACTATATTCTTTAAAAATATTTTTAACTAAACGATCTTCTAGTGAGTGGAATGTGATAACGCCAACACGACCACCAATTTTTAATAAATCAATCGCTTGTTCCAACGATTCTTCAACTACTGCTAATTCATCATTTACTTCAATTCGAATAGCTTGGAAAATCCGCTTAGCTGGATGTCCTCCCTTACGTCGCGCAGGGGCTGGAATTCCTTCTTTAATAATTTCGACCAATTCACCTGTTGTTTCAATTGGTTTTTCTAATCTTTTCTTCTCAATTAAACGTGCAATTTGTTTTGAGAACTTTTCTTCTCCATAACGATAGAAGATTTTAACTAGTTGTTCATACGTATACGTATTTACCAATTCTTTTGCTGTGAAATCTGCTTGTTGGTCCATACGCATATCTAATTGGGCATCGTTATGATAGCTAAAGCCACGCTCAATTTCATCTAGTTGAGGTGACGAAACACCTAAATCATAAATTAAGCCGTCAACTTCTGTAACTCCCAACTCAGCTAACTCTTGCGTTAAATAACGAAAGTTACTTTTAATGAATGTAACTTGCCCTTTATCTATATATGTTTTTAATTTCTCTTTTGCGTGATCTATCGCCGTTTGATCTTGATCAAATGCATACAAATGTCCTTTTTCAGACAATTTAGATAATAACAACTCACTATGTCCCGCACCACCTAGGGTACAGTCGACATAGACACCATCAGGATTAGTAATAGTATTATCTACGGTTTCATTCAATAGCACGGTGATATGGTTAAATTCTCTTACCATATTATTTCCTCTCTAATATCTAAAATCCGAAATCAATCATTGACTCTGCTAAATCATCATATTGACTTTCAGCTTCAGCAGAATACGATTGCCATCTTTCTTCGCTCCATATTTCAATACGATCTGAAACCCCAATCACGACACAACCTTTTTCAATCGTTGCGTGTTCTCTTAATGAGGCTGGAATATTAATTCTACCTTGCTTATCTAATTCACATTCAGTCGCTGCCGAGTAGAAAAAACGCACAAATGTTCTAGCGTCTTTTTTGGAAATAGGCAATTCTTTCAACTTATCTTCAAGTTGTTGCCATTCTTCCATTGGATAGCCAAACAAACACCCGTCTAAACCGCGCGTTAGCACAAATTTCTCGCCTAAATCATCGCGAAATTTGGCTGGCATAATTAAACGACCTTTTGCATCAATATTATGACGATGTTCGCCCATAAACATGATAGACTACCCCCTTCCCCACTCTCTAAGAACAGTCTACCACATTCCCCCACTTTCTACCACCAGTAAGAGAAAGTTTTGTCAGAAATAATTAGCTAAAATGCATAAAGCAGTCTAATTAATCCATATACAATCAAGAATATATAAATTAATAAACTAACTAAAAACGTAAAACGCCAAAACATTTTAAAATAAAATTTGTAATGAATATCTCCATAAATTCGAGCCTGAACTACGGCTACTATAATACCTATCATCGAGACAATCATGATCATATACGGAATAACAGACACAGAAAAAACTTGAAGTGATAAATAGTGCAGACCAATGTATAGTAAAGGTGTGGCAATATCAGATGTCCTTAGTTGATAACGTTGCAATAATGACCACCTTTTTACAATAAAGTGGCTAGCGGACATCATAATAAACGGATAAAATATCCAAAAAAACAGCATTGGCGTAATCGTATTCATTCAGTTGTTCCTTCTTTCTCTATTTGTCTATATCTTACACTAATTGCATTACAAAACTATTTCAAATTCATTGTGAATCGTTAATATTTTTTTAAAACACTTGATTCCTCTTAAGTATTTGTCTAATATTAAATTAGAACTTAAAAGGACGTGCTAACTTTATGAAAAAATCAAAATTTGATACAATAAAAAAAATCGTTATTTGGTTAATGTTAATTGCAACAATTGGATCTGCTATTATTTCAGTTATTATTGCAGCTATGAATATGTAATTTCTGTGGAGTGATCGATTAGAATCACTCCCTTTTTATTTACTCAGAATTCCTTTCAATCTATTAACATTTTCAAACACTAAATTCTTTTAATTATAGAGCCTTTTACTATTTTTTGATATAAAAAAAGCTAGAAGATTATCTCCTCTAGCTCTCATTTCATTAGTAACTAGCTAATGAAAACTTATATTATTACTCCGGCAGTAGGACTCGAACCTACGACATCATGATTAACAGTCATGCGCTACTACCAACTGAGCTATGCCGGATTATGCGTGGCGACGTCCTACTCTCACAGGGGGAAACCCCCAACTACAATCGGCGCTAAGAAGCTTAACTTCTGTGTTCGACATGGGAACAGGTGTATCCTTCTCGCTATCGCCACCACACTATTTAATTGAATGAATTCCTTCACTCAAAACTGGATTGAAACAAAACTTTACTTTCCGAAATACAATTTTTTGGTTAAGTCCTCGACCGATTAGTATTGGTCCGCTGAATACATCGCTGTACTTACACTTCCAACCTATCTACCTGATCGTCTCTCAGGGGTCTTACTTTCTTAAAGAAATGGGAAATCTCATCTTGAGGGGGGCTTCACGCTTAGATGCTTTCAGCGTTTATCCCTTCCACACGTAGCTACCCAGCTATGCCCTTGGCA
This is a stretch of genomic DNA from Vagococcus zengguangii. It encodes these proteins:
- the ftsL gene encoding cell division protein FtsL, which produces MAEQRSFDVIEQTVSEPVELSVIENQPEAVDFKQPVSRLERITKVEKMLVLALIVFFVVLSALTVQISNRVSQYEREISSIESKNTEIKKSVIELEQEKTELSRVDRLNEIAKQAGLSKHEDKIRNVTK
- the rsmH gene encoding 16S rRNA (cytosine(1402)-N(4))-methyltransferase RsmH, producing MVREFNHITVLLNETVDNTITNPDGVYVDCTLGGAGHSELLLSKLSEKGHLYAFDQDQTAIDHAKEKLKTYIDKGQVTFIKSNFRYLTQELAELGVTEVDGLIYDLGVSSPQLDEIERGFSYHNDAQLDMRMDQQADFTAKELVNTYTYEQLVKIFYRYGEEKFSKQIARLIEKKRLEKPIETTGELVEIIKEGIPAPARRKGGHPAKRIFQAIRIEVNDELAVVEESLEQAIDLLKIGGRVGVITFHSLEDRLVKNIFKEYSQIKDVPPGLPVIPDEFLPKLKLVNRKPILPGEEELEYNNRARSAKLRVAEKQNSK
- the mraZ gene encoding division/cell wall cluster transcriptional repressor MraZ yields the protein MFMGEHRHNIDAKGRLIMPAKFRDDLGEKFVLTRGLDGCLFGYPMEEWQQLEDKLKELPISKKDARTFVRFFYSAATECELDKQGRINIPASLREHATIEKGCVVIGVSDRIEIWSEERWQSYSAEAESQYDDLAESMIDFGF
- a CDS encoding DUF3397 domain-containing protein; this encodes MNTITPMLFFWIFYPFIMMSASHFIVKRWSLLQRYQLRTSDIATPLLYIGLHYLSLQVFSVSVIPYMIMIVSMIGIIVAVVQARIYGDIHYKFYFKMFWRFTFLVSLLIYIFLIVYGLIRLLYAF
- a CDS encoding DUF4044 domain-containing protein; the protein is MKKSKFDTIKKIVIWLMLIATIGSAIISVIIAAMNM